The proteins below are encoded in one region of Chloroflexota bacterium:
- a CDS encoding cupredoxin domain-containing protein — protein sequence MAHPVKVLIAVTVMLLLVFVVAGNTGASAEPQIVQVTLKDYQINLSQFVVAPGKAVTLVITNAGELPHKLIVQSYESADKANVAASPVIGSHTSQPVQFTLEPGVYRIECEQTDHAKRGMVNVIAAQTTPQKSFPLQMDFLILILGLVMGSAYIIADSLGLRLTAKQEGR from the coding sequence ATGGCACATCCGGTCAAGGTCTTGATCGCAGTAACAGTTATGCTGTTGCTTGTGTTCGTCGTCGCCGGCAACACGGGCGCATCGGCGGAGCCCCAAATTGTCCAAGTGACGCTCAAGGATTATCAAATCAATCTGTCGCAATTTGTCGTAGCGCCGGGCAAAGCGGTCACACTGGTGATCACCAACGCCGGCGAATTGCCGCATAAATTGATCGTTCAGTCCTACGAAAGCGCCGACAAGGCGAATGTCGCCGCAAGCCCGGTCATCGGTTCCCACACATCCCAGCCCGTTCAATTCACGCTCGAGCCAGGTGTTTATCGCATCGAGTGTGAGCAGACGGATCACGCCAAGCGCGGGATGGTCAACGTGATTGCCGCGCAGACCACGCCGCAAAAATCATTTCCTTTGCAAATGGATTTTCTCATCCTCATTCTTGGTCTGGTGATGGGCAGTGCGTACATCATTGCCGACTCGCTGGGGTTGCGTCTCACCGCCAAGCAAGAAGGTCGCTAA
- a CDS encoding response regulator transcription factor, protein MNKIRVLVADDHTIVREGVRILLEAQPDIQVVGEAADGQEAVAKVRELKPDVVLIDIAMPHLNGLEATRAIKRDFPQIHVIGLTMYESDEYFFQLLNAGASGYVLKKAASADLLAAIRAVYAGDVFLYPSVARRLVNDYLARVQSGEEKNSYDGLTVREREVLKLIAEGHTNQAIADKLVISPSTVQTHRTRIMQRLNLHSRAELMQYAMRKGLLDRVS, encoded by the coding sequence ATGAACAAAATTCGAGTCTTGGTGGCGGACGATCACACCATCGTGCGCGAAGGGGTGCGGATTTTGCTGGAGGCGCAGCCGGACATTCAAGTTGTGGGTGAAGCGGCGGACGGGCAGGAGGCGGTCGCCAAGGTGCGCGAACTAAAGCCGGATGTCGTACTGATTGACATTGCGATGCCGCACCTGAATGGCTTGGAGGCAACGCGCGCCATCAAGCGCGATTTTCCGCAGATTCACGTGATCGGCTTGACGATGTACGAGAGCGACGAATATTTTTTCCAGTTGCTCAACGCCGGCGCATCGGGCTATGTGTTGAAAAAAGCCGCGTCCGCCGATTTGCTCGCGGCGATTCGCGCGGTTTATGCCGGCGATGTGTTCTTGTATCCGTCGGTCGCGCGCCGGCTCGTCAACGATTATCTCGCGCGGGTGCAATCGGGCGAGGAAAAGAACAGTTACGACGGCTTGACGGTGCGCGAACGCGAGGTTCTCAAATTGATCGCGGAAGGACATACGAACCAAGCCATCGCCGACAAGTTGGTCATTAGCCCCAGCACGGTGCAGACTCACCGCACGCGCATCATGCAGCGACTGAACCTGCATAGTCGTGCTGAACTGATGCAGTACGCCATGCGTAAAGGTTTACTCGACCGCGTGTCGTGA